The sequence GAGCGTAGCCGCCTCCGGAAGCGCACTTATTAAGTATGTCTCGAATGTAGTCTCTAAGGGTTTCTTCTGGCATGCGTGAGAGTTTATCTACATCCGCGCCGCCTAAAATGGCTATTCTATCACCGTACTTGGCTTTAGCCTCCCATACTGGTTCTATCTCATCCTGAAAAGAGTGCTTGGCATCTATGCCAACATAGTTTATTAGATCGTTCATCACGCTCTTAAGGTTCCCGCAGGAGTGGAGAATGAAAGGTAAACCTCTCTTATGAGCTATCTCCACGCATTTCTTCTGCCATGGGAAAACGTATCTACGTAGGATATATGGCGAGAGAAATGTTCCCTTCTTATAGCCCATATCATCGCCCATTCTCAGCGCTATTAGTTTACCCATTTTCGCTATCTCCTCGTCAACTCTAACTATTATAGAGCCTATTTTATCAAACATCTTTTCAACAAGGCCCCTGTCCCTATAAACCGCTCTGCAGAGCGGAACCATACCCATAAGCCAGCTCACATGCTCGAAGACCCCACCGCTCACCCCGCCTACCACGCCCATATCCTCCGGCAGAAGCCTCTCAAGCAGCTCAAAGTAGGTTAGATCAGCCGCATTATCAGGGTCAGGCCACGGGTAGGATTCAAAGTCATCTATAGTTTCGATCTCGCCCCTATTCTCATCTTGCCATTCTCTAATTCCCCTAGAAAATGTGGCTGTATCCTTCGCTCTAAGCCTATTTGTTCTCGGAAGGTTGAGGGGGATCTCGAAAGGAACATAGTCGTAGCCTAGCTTCCTGTAAAACTTTATTAGAGCTGATATGTGCTTCTCCTTAAGCCCAGCGTTGAGGTTGGAATTTAAGGCAGGTATAGGCTCGCCCAGAATCAGCTCCATAACCTCTTTATCCACAAAGTGCTCGTAAAAAGGTACTTTATCTGGTTCGCCTTCCCTCCTAAGAACGGTTAAAAGCCTACGATAATCCGGCTTCCTCACAAATTAACACCTCTAATCTAATTAAAAATATTCCTGTTAGAAACATAGGTATTTATGTTTATTCTAGGCGATATTCGCTTAGCGTCTCTAAAATAACCTTTATATCCTCTCCCCCGAGCAGCGGAAAAGCCTCCATCTCACCTTTCACGGCACCTCTTTTCCTGAGCACGCCGATTCCATAGCCGTCCCTAAAGAACCTGCTAAGCGCGCCAGCCTCCACCTCTACATTATTGACTCTTCCACGATACTTCTCTCTCGGAAAAGCTGGGTGGACTGCTTCAGCAATATCCCTAACGAGACTTCTTGGGCTGAGTATAGAGAGGATTCGCCGCCCGCCGAAGTTTATGTCGAAGCACCTATAGGCTGGAAGCATCATCTTTAAATCATCGCTAATAAAGATGTATACGCTTCCGCTTTGAGTTGGGAGGAGCCCCCTAGGCATCCCTGAAACCTTCTTTTCTGGAACATATTTTACGCCTTCCACTTGCGCTATTTCCAGCGCCTTAACAGTGACCCATTCATGCTTTATCGATACGCCTTTTAGAGCGTCAAGTTCCCACTGATATACGTTTCCCTCCCCAATCCCGATCTCCACATGGTTGCCATAAACAGTGAATCTAACTATCGTGCTCCTGTGAAAGTTGCCCCAAGAGGAGTTTAATAGTCCGCTTAAGATGACCTTCATCACTAGGGCAGGTATGAGCCTACCCTTAAACATTTAAAGCCACCCTAACCCTAGAGGTGAAAGCAGCACCTTGATCGATGATAGCGCTTGATATGTTGACTCAAAGTCCGATATGCCTAGAAATATTGATCTGCGGAACCCGCCGTTAGGGTTCTGGAACCTTGCCACAAACATCAAGGTTTCTTTAGGATAAGCGATCCTCTCCTTTAAGATCTCAAGCGATTTAATTCCAAAATAGGTGTCTTCAAGATAGGTTGGTGCGGCTCCTGGGGCATGTGTGAAACCACCTCCAGCATACTCATGCTTTCTAATCCACTTCAATGTGTCAGCTAGTTCGCTAACATCGTAGCCTAGATTTTTTAGTGTTCCAAGAGTGTAGAATGTTGAGGCCATCTTGGATCGCTTGGCGCTTCCAAAGCTTCCATCACTATTCTTAATCCTAAATATTGCTTCAGTAATCTTCTCCGAGTCCAGCTTGATGTTAAGGGCTGTACATAGGTCGACAAGCATATACATGCTCTCAACTTCCGAGAGGGCTTCAATATCTATGGAGGGGCTTTCAAGGCTCTCTATCAACTTGGGCAGATATTCTATGGGATCTATAGGCAGCTTCAGCGTTTTCTCCCCAAATTTTAGTAGGGATTTAATCACATAATATGCGACTTTAACCGAGTCAAAATGCCCATCCGAATGCTGTAGGCTCTTCAGGAAATTAATCGTTTTATCAACGTTAATCGGCTGGACGCCCAAAATATCCAATATATTCAGCGCGTAGAATGTGTCTTGAGCATTCGACTCCGTCCACCTACAGAACGTGTAACCTCCATCAGGGTTCTGCCGCTCAAGAATATAATCCACAATAGTATCCAAGCTAACTAAGTCTCCTATCGAGGGCTGCAGAGCGAGCAGGGGCTTCAACCCATTCCACCAGCATCTGGCGCATTAAGCCGCTTGCTGATAAAGTAGGAGCCATCAGCCCGCGCGGCCAGAGCGGGCGGTTAAGGGTGGGCCCCATCACCCATTGGATAAGGAGAAAAAGAAGTCTCTTTTATTTAAGGGTTTTCCTTAGCGCCTTCAACTTTCCTTAAGCATGGTAATAACGCCCTAAAGACTCGCATATTAAGGAACTGTGGGGGGTCGGGGTTTTCGATCAAATGTTTGTAGACTAAATTCTCGTCCATTTTCATTAGTCTAAGGAAAACTGGCCAATCAATAACTGTTTCAGACATGAAAGTGCGGTTTTCCCTCTTAATGACTAATATTCTGCCGCGCCTACAGAATTTTGCAGCCTTAGGCGAAATTGTTACTGGCCAAGGAGCTGTCGATTTTGCCCTAAAACCGTTTTTAAATGGGATCTTTGCTCTCGTTAAGGCAACGGCGTAGTATGCGTTGTCTCTAGATGGATGAACCTTCCAGTATTTTCCAGAGAGCATTGCTGAGATCAGATTCTCGATTTCGAGTCGCGTGCATCTTGGATAAAGCCTCTTGAGGAGAGTTCTCAATTCTTCAGGCCGCAATGCTGATCACCGTTGTCGCTAATCCCACGGCTTCCCTTTCCCGAGACTTTACCGCTCTTTTCATTAGATTGCATTTTAATTATATTAAGAATAATTTCAGTCTTGCTGAGGTTTAAATTTGCCAAAAACAGTCAATAAACTCGCGTGGAACGTTGCTTGTCGTCATTCTGATGTGTTACCGTTTTAATGTTAAGGGCTTTAGAGAAGTTAAGGCTTAGTCATAAATTTTCGCTGATGATCCAATCTAGCAGCTTTTTAGGTGGCACCTTTCTTCTCTCGGCCTCCCTTAGTATTTCACCATGCTCTTTAAGGGCTCTGCTTAAGGCGAGGAGTTCTCTTTTAATGGCGTTTTCCGAGTAGCCGAATTCCCTTAAAATATCCTTCATGGGCATATTCCAGCGGGTTGCCATGGTGCAGTCCCCGTTAATCTCTATTGAGAAGTCGCCTAAGGATGGATCTGTTCCGCTCTTCCACCAGAATGGCCAAACCCTGCAGATCAGCGGCCTATAGTCTCCAAGCCTACAGCCCCTACCGTGCAGTAGGGCTATACACGAACCATTTATAAACCTTGTTTGGAGGCGATAGTGGGCGCCATCCCAAAAATAGTATATTTGATTCATCTCCGGATCCAGTAAGTGGTGAAGGTATATTGCTGGAATCACATCCACCTCAACTATAATCTTCACATCTTCCATAGAATAACTCTTCAGCAGTAGACGGAGGTCTTCGGCTAAAATGAAGGGGCGACAGCAACTGCAACACCCAAGCCCAAGGGAAGCACAATGTAGACAGAGAACATGAGTCACACATTTAGTCTCAGACGTAGTGCGGATACCCCCAGAGACAGGGGCGCTTCAGGATGCTTTAGGATAGAAGAGAAACAAGTTAAACCTATAAAGCTTTTGCTAAATTAATGCTATCTACACTTTAAAGTTAATTAGGATGTTTTGCAACCAATTAATGGTTTAAGATCCCCAGATGGGAAGAAGAGCCTTAAAGGCGATTGAGCACATGTCTAAAAGAGGCGTTCGTGAAACATGTAAAGGATTACGAAGCTTCAAGAGAAAGGAAGCGATGCGGTTAACCAACACAGCGCTCAAACGCTTAAGCAGCATGTTTTGCTCAGTTTACCCTATGTTCAAATGTTCTAGCTGGAGGGTTTTAAACCGTGACGCTGATCTCTAGACCGAGCTTCGCGAAGACGCTTAAACAATCGGTGATGGCATACGCGTTCAACATATTTGGAATATTTGCTGGAACACTCATCGCATATTACTCTGAGCTCTTTCAGGCTGCGCCATGGGCCATAGTGATCTACCCTCCAATACTAAGTGCGCGTGGGGTTATAGGCGGCTTATTTTGCGGAAGGTTGAGCACCGCCCTCCATCTTGGCACAGTTAAACCCCGTTTTTTTGAGAACACAAAAGACTTCTATCTGCTTTTCCAAGCGATAGTTTTCTTAACGTTCGAGGCGAGCG is a genomic window of Candidatus Bathyarchaeia archaeon containing:
- a CDS encoding uroporphyrinogen decarboxylase family protein — translated: MRKPDYRRLLTVLRREGEPDKVPFYEHFVDKEVMELILGEPIPALNSNLNAGLKEKHISALIKFYRKLGYDYVPFEIPLNLPRTNRLRAKDTATFSRGIREWQDENRGEIETIDDFESYPWPDPDNAADLTYFELLERLLPEDMGVVGGVSGGVFEHVSWLMGMVPLCRAVYRDRGLVEKMFDKIGSIIVRVDEEIAKMGKLIALRMGDDMGYKKGTFLSPYILRRYVFPWQKKCVEIAHKRGLPFILHSCGNLKSVMNDLINYVGIDAKHSFQDEIEPVWEAKAKYGDRIAILGGADVDKLSRMPEETLRDYIRDILNKCASGGGYALGSGNTITNYIPVENYLAMLDEGEKFSIKHL
- a CDS encoding prenyltransferase/squalene oxidase repeat-containing protein — translated: MKPLLALQPSIGDLVSLDTIVDYILERQNPDGGYTFCRWTESNAQDTFYALNILDILGVQPINVDKTINFLKSLQHSDGHFDSVKVAYYVIKSLLKFGEKTLKLPIDPIEYLPKLIESLESPSIDIEALSEVESMYMLVDLCTALNIKLDSEKITEAIFRIKNSDGSFGSAKRSKMASTFYTLGTLKNLGYDVSELADTLKWIRKHEYAGGGFTHAPGAAPTYLEDTYFGIKSLEILKERIAYPKETLMFVARFQNPNGGFRRSIFLGISDFESTYQALSSIKVLLSPLGLGWL